In Falco naumanni isolate bFalNau1 chromosome 5, bFalNau1.pat, whole genome shotgun sequence, the following are encoded in one genomic region:
- the LOC121088532 gene encoding ephrin type-B receptor 5 isoform X1 — MSSDAGIRGRRVVGMGWLWMVCFFHLATSLEEILLDTTGETSEIGWTTHPSDGWDEVSVLDDKKRLIRTFEVCNVAEPGQNNWLRTHFIERRGAHRAHVRLRFSVRDCASMRTVASSCKETFTLYYHQSEADVASQELPEWHEGPWTKVDTIAADESFSQVDSTGKVVKMNVKVRSFGPLTKRGFYLAFQDSGACMSLVAVQVFFYKCPAVVKGFASFPETFAGGERTSLVETPGMCVPNAEETSTTGFSGVRLHCNGEGEWMVAIGRCTCKAGYQPADDERACQACPLGFFKISVGDDPCHPCPPHSHTLLPGSRECVCQNRYYRSASDNSDAPCTGIPSAPRDLSYEIVGSTVLLTWRLPRDLGGRKDVFFNVVCKVCPAGSSGPCVRCGDSVQFEPRQVGLTESRVQVSNLLARVQYTFEIQAVNLVTELSSEAPHYATINVSTSQSVPSAVPMMHQVSRTTNSITLSWPQPDQPNGIILDYQLRYFDKAEDEDNSFTLTSETNMATISNLSPGKIYAFQVRARTAVGYGPYSGKMYFQTLMGGERSEMVQDRLPLIVGSALGGLAFLVIAAIAILAIIFKSKRRETPYADRLQQYIGARGLGVKYYIDPSTYEDPNEAVREFAKEIDVSFIKIEEVIGSGEFGEVCFGHLKHPGKREYTVAIKTLKSGYTDEQRREFLSEASIMGQFEHPNVIHLEGVVTKSRPVMIVTEFMENGSLDSFLRQKEGQFSVLQLVGMLRGIAAGMRYLSDMNYVHRDLAARNILVNGNLVCKVSDFGLSRFLEDDASNPTYTGALGCKIPVRWTAPEAVQYRKFTSSSDVWSYGIVMWEVMSYGERPYWDMSNQDVINAIDQDYRLPPPPDCPTVLHLLMLDCWQKERVQRPKFEQIVSALDKMIRKPSALKATGTGSSRPSQPLLSNCPPDFPSLSNAHEWLDAIKMGRYKENFDQAGLITFDVISRMTLEDIQRIGITLVGHQKKILNSIQLMRVHLNQLEPVEV; from the exons TGGGATGAGGTAAGTGTCCTGGATGACAAGAAGCGCCTGATCCGAACCTTTGAAGTCTGTAACGTGGCTGAACCAGGTCAGAATAACTGGTTGCGTACTCACTTCATAGAGCGACGCGGAGCCCACCGAGCCCATGTCCGCCTCCGTTTCTCAGTGAGAGACTGTGCCAGCATGCGCACCGTGGCCTCTTCTTGCAAGGAGACTTTCACACTCTACTACCACCAGTCAGAGGCTGACGTAGCCTCTCAGGAACTGCCAGAGTGGCATGAGGGCCCCTGGACCAAAGTGGATACTATTGCAGCTGATGAAAGCTTTTCCCAGGTAGACAGCACTGGGAAGGTGGTAAAGATGAATGTTAAAGTACGTAGTTTTGGGCCACTCACCAAGCGTGGCTTCTACCTGGCCTTCCAGGACTCGGGAGCCTGCATGTCTCTGGTGGCAGTCCAAGTCTTCTTCTACAAGTGCCCAGCTGTGGTAAAAGGATTTGCCTCCTTCCCTGAAACTTTTGCTGGAGGGGAGAGGACCTCGCTGGTGGAGACACCAGGGATGTGTGTGCCAAATGCTGAAGAAACAAGCACGACTGGGTTCTCAGGTGTTCGGCTACACTGCAATGGAGAAGGAGAGTGGATGGTGGCCATTGGAAGATGCACCTGCAAAGCTGGCTACCAGCCTGCTGATGATGAACGAGCCTGCCAAG CCTGTCCCCttggtttctttaaaatatctgtggGAGATGACCCCTGCCATCCGTGCCCTCCGCACAGCCACACTCTGCTGCCAGGTTCCCGTGAGTGTGTGTGTCAGAACCGCTACTACCGATCTGCCTCGGACAATTCTGATGCTCCTTGCACTG GCATCCCCTCTGCTCCTCGTGACCTTAGCTATGAAATCGTGGGCTCCACCGTGCTCCTGACCTGGCGCCTCCCCAGGGACCTGGGTGGCCGCAAGGATGTTTTCTTCAACGTCGTCTGCAAGGTGTGCCCAGCCGGGTCCTCGGGGCCCTGCGTGCGCTGTGGGGACAGCGTGCAGTTCGAGCCACGCCAGGTGGGCCTGACAGAGAGTCGTGTGCAAGTCTCCAACCTCTTGGCCCGTGTGCAGTACACTTTTGAGATCCAAGCTGTCAACTTGGTGACAGAGTTGAGTTCAGAAGCACCCCACTATGCCACCATCAACGTTAGCACCAGCCAGTCAG TCCCCTCTGCCGTCCCCATGATGCATCAGGTGAGTCGCACTACCAACAGTATCACGCTGTCATGGCCTCAGCCAGACCAGCCCAATGGGATCATCCTGGATTACCAGCTGCGCTACTTTGACAAG GCAGAAGATGAGGATAATTCATTCACCTTGACTAGTGAAACCAACATGGCCACCATATCAAATCTGAGCCCAGGCAAGATCTATGCCTTCCAAGTACGAGCTAGAACAGCAGTGGGCTATGGCCCGTACAGTGGAAAGATGTATTTCCAGACCTTAATGGGAG GGGAGCGCTCGGAGATGGTACAAGACCGACTGCCGCTTATCGTGGGCTCAGCGCTTGGTGGTCTAGCCTTCTTGGTAATTGCTGCCATTGCCATCCTTGCCATCATCTTCAAGAG TAAAAGGCGAGAGACTCCATACGCAGACCGCCTGCAGCAGTATATCGGTGCACGAG GACTTGGAGTGAAGTATTACATTGATCCTTCAACCTATGAAGATCCCAATGAAGCTGTTAGAGAATTTGCCAAGGAAATTGATGTGTCCTTCATCAAGATTGAGGAGGTCATTGGATCAG GAGAGTTTGGAGAGGTGTGCTTTGGGCACCTAAAACACCCAGGGAAGCGAGAATACACAGTAGCTATTAAGACCCTGAAGTCAGGTTACACAGATGAACAGCGGCGGGAGTTCCTGAGCGAGGCCAGCATCATGGGGCAATTTGAGCATCCCAATGTCATCCATCTGGAGGGTGTGGTCACCAAGAGCCGGCCAGTCATGATTGTCACAGAGTTCATGGAGAACGGATCACTGGATTCCTTCCTCAGG CAGAAGGAGGGACAGTTCAGTGTGTTACAGCTGGTGGGAATGCTACGGGGGATTGCAGCTGGCATGCGCTACCTTTCAGACATGAACTATGTGCATCGTGACCTGGCAGCACGTAACATCCTAGTCAACGGTAACCTTGTATGCAAGGTGTCAGACTTTGGTTTGTCCCGCTTTCTGGAGGATGATGCTTCAAATCCCACCTACACTGGAGCTCTG GGCTGCAAAATCCCTGTCCGCTGGACTGCCCCTGAAGCTGTCCAGTATCGCAAGTTCACCTCCTCCAGTGACGTATGGAGCTATGGCATTGTCATGTGGGAAGTGATGTCCTATGGTGAGAGGCCTTACTGGGACATGTCCAATCAGGAT gTGATTAATGCCATCGACCAGGACTATCGCCTGCCACCACCCCCAGACTGCCCGACTGTTTTGCACCTGCTGATGCTTGACTGCTGGCAGAAGGAACGGGTCCAGAGACCCAAATTTGAGCAGATAGTCAGTGCCCTTGATAAAATGATCCGTAAGCCATCTGCCCTTAAAGCCACTGGCACTGGGAGTAGCAG ACCATCTCAGCCTCTCCTGAGCAACTGTCCTCCAGATTTTCCTTCACTCAGCAATGCCCATGAGTGGTTGGACGCTATCAAGATGGGCCGTTACAAGGAGAATTTTGACCAGGCTGGTCTGATTACATTTGATGTCATATCACGCATGACTCTGGA AGATATCCAGCGTATTGGCATCACACTTGTTGGTCACCAGAAAAAGATTCTGAACAGCATCCAGCTCATGCGAGTCCATTTGAATCAGCTTGAACCAGTTGAAGTGTGA
- the LOC121088532 gene encoding ephrin type-B receptor 5 isoform X2, translating into MSSDAGIRGRRVVGMGWLWMVCFFHLATSLEEILLDTTGETSEIGWTTHPSDGWDEVSVLDDKKRLIRTFEVCNVAEPGQNNWLRTHFIERRGAHRAHVRLRFSVRDCASMRTVASSCKETFTLYYHQSEADVASQELPEWHEGPWTKVDTIAADESFSQVDSTGKVVKMNVKVRSFGPLTKRGFYLAFQDSGACMSLVAVQVFFYKCPAVVKGFASFPETFAGGERTSLVETPGMCVPNAEETSTTGFSGVRLHCNGEGEWMVAIGRCTCKAGYQPADDERACQACPLGFFKISVGDDPCHPCPPHSHTLLPGSRECVCQNRYYRSASDNSDAPCTGIPSAPRDLSYEIVGSTVLLTWRLPRDLGGRKDVFFNVVCKVCPAGSSGPCVRCGDSVQFEPRQVGLTESRVQVSNLLARVQYTFEIQAVNLVTELSSEAPHYATINVSTSQSVPSAVPMMHQVSRTTNSITLSWPQPDQPNGIILDYQLRYFDKAEDEDNSFTLTSETNMATISNLSPGKIYAFQVRARTAVGYGPYSGKMYFQTLMGGERSEMVQDRLPLIVGSALGGLAFLVIAAIAILAIIFKSKRRETPYADRLQQYIGARGLGVKYYIDPSTYEDPNEAVREFAKEIDVSFIKIEEVIGSGEFGEVCFGHLKHPGKREYTVAIKTLKSGYTDEQRREFLSEASIMGQFEHPNVIHLEGVVTKSRPVMIVTEFMENGSLDSFLRKEGQFSVLQLVGMLRGIAAGMRYLSDMNYVHRDLAARNILVNGNLVCKVSDFGLSRFLEDDASNPTYTGALGCKIPVRWTAPEAVQYRKFTSSSDVWSYGIVMWEVMSYGERPYWDMSNQDVINAIDQDYRLPPPPDCPTVLHLLMLDCWQKERVQRPKFEQIVSALDKMIRKPSALKATGTGSSRPSQPLLSNCPPDFPSLSNAHEWLDAIKMGRYKENFDQAGLITFDVISRMTLEDIQRIGITLVGHQKKILNSIQLMRVHLNQLEPVEV; encoded by the exons TGGGATGAGGTAAGTGTCCTGGATGACAAGAAGCGCCTGATCCGAACCTTTGAAGTCTGTAACGTGGCTGAACCAGGTCAGAATAACTGGTTGCGTACTCACTTCATAGAGCGACGCGGAGCCCACCGAGCCCATGTCCGCCTCCGTTTCTCAGTGAGAGACTGTGCCAGCATGCGCACCGTGGCCTCTTCTTGCAAGGAGACTTTCACACTCTACTACCACCAGTCAGAGGCTGACGTAGCCTCTCAGGAACTGCCAGAGTGGCATGAGGGCCCCTGGACCAAAGTGGATACTATTGCAGCTGATGAAAGCTTTTCCCAGGTAGACAGCACTGGGAAGGTGGTAAAGATGAATGTTAAAGTACGTAGTTTTGGGCCACTCACCAAGCGTGGCTTCTACCTGGCCTTCCAGGACTCGGGAGCCTGCATGTCTCTGGTGGCAGTCCAAGTCTTCTTCTACAAGTGCCCAGCTGTGGTAAAAGGATTTGCCTCCTTCCCTGAAACTTTTGCTGGAGGGGAGAGGACCTCGCTGGTGGAGACACCAGGGATGTGTGTGCCAAATGCTGAAGAAACAAGCACGACTGGGTTCTCAGGTGTTCGGCTACACTGCAATGGAGAAGGAGAGTGGATGGTGGCCATTGGAAGATGCACCTGCAAAGCTGGCTACCAGCCTGCTGATGATGAACGAGCCTGCCAAG CCTGTCCCCttggtttctttaaaatatctgtggGAGATGACCCCTGCCATCCGTGCCCTCCGCACAGCCACACTCTGCTGCCAGGTTCCCGTGAGTGTGTGTGTCAGAACCGCTACTACCGATCTGCCTCGGACAATTCTGATGCTCCTTGCACTG GCATCCCCTCTGCTCCTCGTGACCTTAGCTATGAAATCGTGGGCTCCACCGTGCTCCTGACCTGGCGCCTCCCCAGGGACCTGGGTGGCCGCAAGGATGTTTTCTTCAACGTCGTCTGCAAGGTGTGCCCAGCCGGGTCCTCGGGGCCCTGCGTGCGCTGTGGGGACAGCGTGCAGTTCGAGCCACGCCAGGTGGGCCTGACAGAGAGTCGTGTGCAAGTCTCCAACCTCTTGGCCCGTGTGCAGTACACTTTTGAGATCCAAGCTGTCAACTTGGTGACAGAGTTGAGTTCAGAAGCACCCCACTATGCCACCATCAACGTTAGCACCAGCCAGTCAG TCCCCTCTGCCGTCCCCATGATGCATCAGGTGAGTCGCACTACCAACAGTATCACGCTGTCATGGCCTCAGCCAGACCAGCCCAATGGGATCATCCTGGATTACCAGCTGCGCTACTTTGACAAG GCAGAAGATGAGGATAATTCATTCACCTTGACTAGTGAAACCAACATGGCCACCATATCAAATCTGAGCCCAGGCAAGATCTATGCCTTCCAAGTACGAGCTAGAACAGCAGTGGGCTATGGCCCGTACAGTGGAAAGATGTATTTCCAGACCTTAATGGGAG GGGAGCGCTCGGAGATGGTACAAGACCGACTGCCGCTTATCGTGGGCTCAGCGCTTGGTGGTCTAGCCTTCTTGGTAATTGCTGCCATTGCCATCCTTGCCATCATCTTCAAGAG TAAAAGGCGAGAGACTCCATACGCAGACCGCCTGCAGCAGTATATCGGTGCACGAG GACTTGGAGTGAAGTATTACATTGATCCTTCAACCTATGAAGATCCCAATGAAGCTGTTAGAGAATTTGCCAAGGAAATTGATGTGTCCTTCATCAAGATTGAGGAGGTCATTGGATCAG GAGAGTTTGGAGAGGTGTGCTTTGGGCACCTAAAACACCCAGGGAAGCGAGAATACACAGTAGCTATTAAGACCCTGAAGTCAGGTTACACAGATGAACAGCGGCGGGAGTTCCTGAGCGAGGCCAGCATCATGGGGCAATTTGAGCATCCCAATGTCATCCATCTGGAGGGTGTGGTCACCAAGAGCCGGCCAGTCATGATTGTCACAGAGTTCATGGAGAACGGATCACTGGATTCCTTCCTCAGG AAGGAGGGACAGTTCAGTGTGTTACAGCTGGTGGGAATGCTACGGGGGATTGCAGCTGGCATGCGCTACCTTTCAGACATGAACTATGTGCATCGTGACCTGGCAGCACGTAACATCCTAGTCAACGGTAACCTTGTATGCAAGGTGTCAGACTTTGGTTTGTCCCGCTTTCTGGAGGATGATGCTTCAAATCCCACCTACACTGGAGCTCTG GGCTGCAAAATCCCTGTCCGCTGGACTGCCCCTGAAGCTGTCCAGTATCGCAAGTTCACCTCCTCCAGTGACGTATGGAGCTATGGCATTGTCATGTGGGAAGTGATGTCCTATGGTGAGAGGCCTTACTGGGACATGTCCAATCAGGAT gTGATTAATGCCATCGACCAGGACTATCGCCTGCCACCACCCCCAGACTGCCCGACTGTTTTGCACCTGCTGATGCTTGACTGCTGGCAGAAGGAACGGGTCCAGAGACCCAAATTTGAGCAGATAGTCAGTGCCCTTGATAAAATGATCCGTAAGCCATCTGCCCTTAAAGCCACTGGCACTGGGAGTAGCAG ACCATCTCAGCCTCTCCTGAGCAACTGTCCTCCAGATTTTCCTTCACTCAGCAATGCCCATGAGTGGTTGGACGCTATCAAGATGGGCCGTTACAAGGAGAATTTTGACCAGGCTGGTCTGATTACATTTGATGTCATATCACGCATGACTCTGGA AGATATCCAGCGTATTGGCATCACACTTGTTGGTCACCAGAAAAAGATTCTGAACAGCATCCAGCTCATGCGAGTCCATTTGAATCAGCTTGAACCAGTTGAAGTGTGA
- the LOC121088532 gene encoding ephrin type-B receptor 5 isoform X4 codes for MSSDAGIRGRRVVGMGWLWMVCFFHLATSLEEILLDTTGETSEIGWTTHPSDGWDEVSVLDDKKRLIRTFEVCNVAEPGQNNWLRTHFIERRGAHRAHVRLRFSVRDCASMRTVASSCKETFTLYYHQSEADVASQELPEWHEGPWTKVDTIAADESFSQDSGACMSLVAVQVFFYKCPAVVKGFASFPETFAGGERTSLVETPGMCVPNAEETSTTGFSGVRLHCNGEGEWMVAIGRCTCKAGYQPADDERACQACPLGFFKISVGDDPCHPCPPHSHTLLPGSRECVCQNRYYRSASDNSDAPCTGIPSAPRDLSYEIVGSTVLLTWRLPRDLGGRKDVFFNVVCKVCPAGSSGPCVRCGDSVQFEPRQVGLTESRVQVSNLLARVQYTFEIQAVNLVTELSSEAPHYATINVSTSQSVPSAVPMMHQVSRTTNSITLSWPQPDQPNGIILDYQLRYFDKAEDEDNSFTLTSETNMATISNLSPGKIYAFQVRARTAVGYGPYSGKMYFQTLMGGERSEMVQDRLPLIVGSALGGLAFLVIAAIAILAIIFKSKRRETPYADRLQQYIGARGLGVKYYIDPSTYEDPNEAVREFAKEIDVSFIKIEEVIGSGEFGEVCFGHLKHPGKREYTVAIKTLKSGYTDEQRREFLSEASIMGQFEHPNVIHLEGVVTKSRPVMIVTEFMENGSLDSFLRQKEGQFSVLQLVGMLRGIAAGMRYLSDMNYVHRDLAARNILVNGNLVCKVSDFGLSRFLEDDASNPTYTGALGCKIPVRWTAPEAVQYRKFTSSSDVWSYGIVMWEVMSYGERPYWDMSNQDVINAIDQDYRLPPPPDCPTVLHLLMLDCWQKERVQRPKFEQIVSALDKMIRKPSALKATGTGSSRPSQPLLSNCPPDFPSLSNAHEWLDAIKMGRYKENFDQAGLITFDVISRMTLEDIQRIGITLVGHQKKILNSIQLMRVHLNQLEPVEV; via the exons TGGGATGAGGTAAGTGTCCTGGATGACAAGAAGCGCCTGATCCGAACCTTTGAAGTCTGTAACGTGGCTGAACCAGGTCAGAATAACTGGTTGCGTACTCACTTCATAGAGCGACGCGGAGCCCACCGAGCCCATGTCCGCCTCCGTTTCTCAGTGAGAGACTGTGCCAGCATGCGCACCGTGGCCTCTTCTTGCAAGGAGACTTTCACACTCTACTACCACCAGTCAGAGGCTGACGTAGCCTCTCAGGAACTGCCAGAGTGGCATGAGGGCCCCTGGACCAAAGTGGATACTATTGCAGCTGATGAAAGCTTTTCCCAG GACTCGGGAGCCTGCATGTCTCTGGTGGCAGTCCAAGTCTTCTTCTACAAGTGCCCAGCTGTGGTAAAAGGATTTGCCTCCTTCCCTGAAACTTTTGCTGGAGGGGAGAGGACCTCGCTGGTGGAGACACCAGGGATGTGTGTGCCAAATGCTGAAGAAACAAGCACGACTGGGTTCTCAGGTGTTCGGCTACACTGCAATGGAGAAGGAGAGTGGATGGTGGCCATTGGAAGATGCACCTGCAAAGCTGGCTACCAGCCTGCTGATGATGAACGAGCCTGCCAAG CCTGTCCCCttggtttctttaaaatatctgtggGAGATGACCCCTGCCATCCGTGCCCTCCGCACAGCCACACTCTGCTGCCAGGTTCCCGTGAGTGTGTGTGTCAGAACCGCTACTACCGATCTGCCTCGGACAATTCTGATGCTCCTTGCACTG GCATCCCCTCTGCTCCTCGTGACCTTAGCTATGAAATCGTGGGCTCCACCGTGCTCCTGACCTGGCGCCTCCCCAGGGACCTGGGTGGCCGCAAGGATGTTTTCTTCAACGTCGTCTGCAAGGTGTGCCCAGCCGGGTCCTCGGGGCCCTGCGTGCGCTGTGGGGACAGCGTGCAGTTCGAGCCACGCCAGGTGGGCCTGACAGAGAGTCGTGTGCAAGTCTCCAACCTCTTGGCCCGTGTGCAGTACACTTTTGAGATCCAAGCTGTCAACTTGGTGACAGAGTTGAGTTCAGAAGCACCCCACTATGCCACCATCAACGTTAGCACCAGCCAGTCAG TCCCCTCTGCCGTCCCCATGATGCATCAGGTGAGTCGCACTACCAACAGTATCACGCTGTCATGGCCTCAGCCAGACCAGCCCAATGGGATCATCCTGGATTACCAGCTGCGCTACTTTGACAAG GCAGAAGATGAGGATAATTCATTCACCTTGACTAGTGAAACCAACATGGCCACCATATCAAATCTGAGCCCAGGCAAGATCTATGCCTTCCAAGTACGAGCTAGAACAGCAGTGGGCTATGGCCCGTACAGTGGAAAGATGTATTTCCAGACCTTAATGGGAG GGGAGCGCTCGGAGATGGTACAAGACCGACTGCCGCTTATCGTGGGCTCAGCGCTTGGTGGTCTAGCCTTCTTGGTAATTGCTGCCATTGCCATCCTTGCCATCATCTTCAAGAG TAAAAGGCGAGAGACTCCATACGCAGACCGCCTGCAGCAGTATATCGGTGCACGAG GACTTGGAGTGAAGTATTACATTGATCCTTCAACCTATGAAGATCCCAATGAAGCTGTTAGAGAATTTGCCAAGGAAATTGATGTGTCCTTCATCAAGATTGAGGAGGTCATTGGATCAG GAGAGTTTGGAGAGGTGTGCTTTGGGCACCTAAAACACCCAGGGAAGCGAGAATACACAGTAGCTATTAAGACCCTGAAGTCAGGTTACACAGATGAACAGCGGCGGGAGTTCCTGAGCGAGGCCAGCATCATGGGGCAATTTGAGCATCCCAATGTCATCCATCTGGAGGGTGTGGTCACCAAGAGCCGGCCAGTCATGATTGTCACAGAGTTCATGGAGAACGGATCACTGGATTCCTTCCTCAGG CAGAAGGAGGGACAGTTCAGTGTGTTACAGCTGGTGGGAATGCTACGGGGGATTGCAGCTGGCATGCGCTACCTTTCAGACATGAACTATGTGCATCGTGACCTGGCAGCACGTAACATCCTAGTCAACGGTAACCTTGTATGCAAGGTGTCAGACTTTGGTTTGTCCCGCTTTCTGGAGGATGATGCTTCAAATCCCACCTACACTGGAGCTCTG GGCTGCAAAATCCCTGTCCGCTGGACTGCCCCTGAAGCTGTCCAGTATCGCAAGTTCACCTCCTCCAGTGACGTATGGAGCTATGGCATTGTCATGTGGGAAGTGATGTCCTATGGTGAGAGGCCTTACTGGGACATGTCCAATCAGGAT gTGATTAATGCCATCGACCAGGACTATCGCCTGCCACCACCCCCAGACTGCCCGACTGTTTTGCACCTGCTGATGCTTGACTGCTGGCAGAAGGAACGGGTCCAGAGACCCAAATTTGAGCAGATAGTCAGTGCCCTTGATAAAATGATCCGTAAGCCATCTGCCCTTAAAGCCACTGGCACTGGGAGTAGCAG ACCATCTCAGCCTCTCCTGAGCAACTGTCCTCCAGATTTTCCTTCACTCAGCAATGCCCATGAGTGGTTGGACGCTATCAAGATGGGCCGTTACAAGGAGAATTTTGACCAGGCTGGTCTGATTACATTTGATGTCATATCACGCATGACTCTGGA AGATATCCAGCGTATTGGCATCACACTTGTTGGTCACCAGAAAAAGATTCTGAACAGCATCCAGCTCATGCGAGTCCATTTGAATCAGCTTGAACCAGTTGAAGTGTGA